The Streptomyces avermitilis MA-4680 = NBRC 14893 genome contains a region encoding:
- a CDS encoding aspartate-semialdehyde dehydrogenase has translation MRVGIVGATGQVGTVMRRILVERDFPVTELRLFASARSAGSVVDGVTVEDASTADYTGLDIVLFSAGGATSRALCEKVAAQGAVVIDNSSAWRKDPAVPLVVAEVNPHAIADRPKGIIANPNCTTMAAMPVLKPLHEEAGLEALIVATYQAVSGSGVAGVAELHGQAQKVIADADKLTHDGEAVDYPEPQVYQRPIAFNVVPLAGSLVDDGLHETDEEQKLRNESRKILEIPALKVSGTCVRVPVFSGHSLQVNARFARPLSVERATELLGGAPGVALSEIPTPLEAAGKDPSFVGRIRADETVDNGLALFISNDNLRKGAALNAVQIAELVAAELKG, from the coding sequence GTGAGGGTCGGAATCGTCGGAGCCACCGGTCAGGTCGGCACGGTCATGCGCAGGATCCTCGTGGAGCGGGACTTTCCGGTCACCGAGCTGCGCCTGTTCGCCTCGGCCCGCTCGGCCGGGTCGGTCGTCGACGGTGTGACGGTGGAGGACGCCTCCACGGCCGACTACACGGGCCTGGACATCGTGCTCTTCTCCGCGGGCGGCGCCACGTCCAGGGCGCTGTGCGAGAAGGTCGCCGCCCAGGGCGCGGTCGTGATCGACAACTCTTCGGCGTGGCGGAAGGACCCGGCCGTACCCCTGGTGGTCGCCGAGGTGAACCCGCACGCGATCGCGGACCGCCCCAAGGGCATCATCGCCAACCCGAACTGCACGACGATGGCCGCGATGCCGGTGCTGAAGCCGCTGCACGAGGAGGCGGGCCTCGAAGCGCTGATCGTCGCCACCTACCAGGCGGTGTCCGGTTCCGGCGTCGCGGGCGTGGCGGAGCTGCACGGCCAGGCGCAGAAGGTGATCGCCGACGCGGACAAGCTCACGCACGACGGCGAGGCGGTCGACTACCCCGAACCGCAGGTCTACCAGCGCCCGATCGCCTTCAACGTCGTGCCCCTCGCCGGCTCCCTCGTCGACGACGGTCTGCACGAGACCGACGAGGAGCAGAAGCTCCGCAACGAGTCCCGCAAGATCCTGGAGATCCCGGCCCTCAAGGTCTCCGGCACCTGCGTCCGCGTCCCGGTCTTCTCCGGCCACTCCCTCCAGGTCAACGCCCGCTTCGCGCGTCCGCTGTCCGTGGAGCGCGCGACGGAGCTGCTGGGCGGCGCGCCGGGCGTGGCCCTCTCGGAGATCCCGACGCCCCTGGAGGCGGCCGGCAAGGACCCCTCGTTCGTGGGCCGCATCCGCGCGGACGAGACCGTCGACAACGGCCTCGCGCTGTTCATCTCCAACGACAACCTCCGCAAGGGCGCCGCGCTGAACGCCGTACAGATCGCGGAGCTGGTGGCGGCCGAGCTGAAGGGCTGA
- a CDS encoding sigma-70 family RNA polymerase sigma factor yields the protein MARRAQGAYAGADDPLDAAQERRVRAVLALGGVPQADLPDGVQQVRLRLLERVARGDEAPRDVSAWAAVVASNLAMDWHRAKRRQERLGERLASLRQLEHPSGEDSSVLSLAVAQGLDELPDAQRQVLVLRFYADLPVRGIAEELGIPEGTVKSRLHTAVRALRDRLHEDEVV from the coding sequence ATGGCGCGCCGTGCCCAGGGGGCGTACGCCGGTGCGGACGATCCCCTGGACGCGGCTCAGGAACGGCGGGTGCGAGCGGTGCTCGCGCTCGGCGGGGTGCCGCAGGCGGACCTGCCGGACGGGGTGCAGCAGGTCCGTCTGCGGCTGCTGGAGCGGGTGGCCCGCGGGGACGAGGCACCGCGTGACGTCTCCGCGTGGGCGGCCGTGGTCGCCTCCAATCTGGCGATGGACTGGCACCGGGCCAAGCGCCGCCAGGAGCGGCTGGGGGAGCGCCTGGCCTCGCTGCGGCAGCTGGAGCACCCCTCCGGCGAGGACTCCAGCGTGCTCTCGCTCGCCGTCGCGCAGGGCCTGGACGAGCTGCCCGACGCCCAGCGCCAGGTCCTCGTCCTGCGCTTCTACGCCGACCTGCCCGTGCGCGGGATAGCCGAGGAGCTCGGCATCCCCGAGGGCACGGTCAAAAGCAGGCTGCACACGGCGGTCCGCGCCCTGCGCGACCGTCTGCACGAGGACGAGGTGGTGTGA
- a CDS encoding S8 family serine peptidase encodes MTPDPQPAPTSGARRVARIAVAAGLVAALSAAGPIPMALAADHAPATPDPGTKSATAKLGSNDADLLAEAKADGAKNVTMMIATAAGQTEQVADQLDAVKGGSVGRAYDKLGYVRATVPTAKADAAIAAAAKLSSVHGIDLRQEIALDDPAPSADTAKGASSKATGTYSGPSKSTPAENPYNPSFETGAVDFVKDHPKADGRGITIGVLDSGVDLGHPALQKTTTGERKIVDWVTATDPLLDSDATWRPMVTSVAGPTFTYSGKTWTAPAGSYQISTFKESATTGGDAKGDANRDGDTTDSWGVLYDAATGKVTVDLNNNADFSDDQPMKPYKDGHQIGYFGTDDPTTDVVERQPFVVEIRKDVPMDPLGGTWVGKKADFVNIGVIESEHGTHVAGITAANGLFGGKMNGAAPGAKIVSSRACTWTGGCTNVALTEGMIDLVANRGVDIVNMSIGGLPALNDGNNARAELYTRLIDTYGVQLVISAGNSGPGANTIGDPGLADKVISVGAAISKQTWAANYGSQVEKPYAMMPFSSRGPREDGGFTPTLTAPGASINSTQTWLPGSPVAEAGYSLPAGYSMLQGTSMASPQAAGASALLLSAAKHKGIELTPATLRTALASTADHIKGVQAYEEGAGLINIVDAWESIKDDATAHDYTVKAPVDTAIDDALKTPGFGTGLYDREGGLKAGDKKTYDVTITRTSGADRAIRHELYFENNAAGTFRIVGSDEVKLPLNQPVTVKVQAAPKSAGLKSAILEVDDPRTEGVDKQILSTVVVSAPVKYTYSASGSVQRNSTTSYFVTVPEGAKSLEVAIGGLKDKSQTRFIAIHPYGTPVDNTGTPYCYPNYLDGNGCKPDVRAYADPQAGVWEIEVESRRTSPLLDNPYKLDVAVLGAAFDPAVVTVPEAKVGTPAAAAWKVTNNFAALDGKLKGGPLGSSKNARPTIAEGATQVTTVEVPTGAKSLDVAIGKVSDAAADLDLTVKNAAGTVVGSSADGDSEEAVSVASPAAGTYTIEVAGYSVPSGSTAYDYQDVFFSSSLGQVTVDESAPVKLGTGDSATVSGSVTAAAAAPEGREFFGQVQLVNARGTVAGLGSVKIEKVTP; translated from the coding sequence ATGACCCCCGACCCTCAGCCCGCTCCGACTTCGGGCGCGAGACGCGTGGCCCGCATAGCCGTGGCCGCAGGCCTGGTGGCCGCGCTCTCCGCGGCCGGGCCGATACCCATGGCCCTCGCCGCGGACCACGCCCCCGCCACACCCGACCCGGGCACCAAGTCCGCGACGGCCAAGCTCGGTTCGAACGACGCGGACCTCCTCGCCGAGGCCAAGGCCGACGGCGCGAAGAACGTCACGATGATGATCGCCACCGCGGCCGGCCAGACCGAGCAGGTCGCCGACCAGCTGGACGCGGTGAAGGGCGGCTCCGTGGGCCGCGCCTACGACAAGCTGGGCTACGTCCGCGCCACCGTCCCGACGGCCAAGGCCGACGCGGCCATCGCCGCCGCCGCGAAGCTCTCCTCCGTGCACGGCATCGACCTGCGCCAGGAGATCGCGCTCGACGACCCGGCGCCGAGCGCCGACACGGCCAAGGGCGCGTCCTCGAAGGCCACGGGCACGTACTCCGGCCCGTCCAAGAGCACCCCCGCCGAGAACCCGTACAACCCGTCCTTCGAGACGGGCGCCGTCGACTTCGTGAAGGACCACCCGAAGGCGGACGGCCGGGGCATCACCATCGGCGTCCTCGACTCGGGCGTGGACCTCGGCCACCCGGCGCTCCAGAAGACGACCACCGGTGAGCGAAAGATCGTGGACTGGGTGACGGCCACCGACCCGCTCCTGGACAGCGACGCCACCTGGCGCCCGATGGTCACCTCGGTGGCCGGCCCCACGTTCACCTACAGCGGCAAGACCTGGACGGCGCCCGCGGGCTCGTACCAGATCAGCACGTTCAAGGAGTCCGCGACGACCGGCGGCGACGCCAAGGGCGACGCCAACCGCGACGGCGACACCACCGACTCCTGGGGCGTCCTCTACGACGCCGCGACCGGCAAGGTCACCGTCGACCTGAACAACAACGCCGACTTCTCCGACGACCAGCCGATGAAGCCGTACAAGGACGGCCACCAGATCGGCTACTTCGGCACCGACGACCCGACGACGGACGTCGTCGAGCGCCAGCCGTTCGTCGTGGAGATCCGCAAGGACGTCCCGATGGACCCGCTCGGCGGGACCTGGGTCGGCAAGAAGGCCGACTTCGTCAACATCGGCGTCATCGAGTCCGAGCACGGCACGCACGTCGCCGGCATCACCGCCGCGAACGGCCTGTTCGGCGGCAAGATGAACGGCGCCGCCCCGGGCGCGAAGATCGTCTCCTCGCGTGCCTGCACCTGGACCGGCGGCTGCACCAACGTCGCCCTCACCGAGGGCATGATCGACCTCGTCGCCAACCGTGGCGTGGACATCGTCAACATGTCCATCGGCGGTCTGCCGGCGCTGAACGACGGCAACAACGCGCGCGCCGAGCTCTACACGCGTCTCATCGACACCTACGGCGTCCAGCTGGTGATCTCCGCGGGCAACTCCGGCCCCGGCGCCAACACCATCGGCGACCCCGGCCTGGCCGACAAGGTCATCTCGGTCGGCGCGGCCATCTCCAAGCAGACCTGGGCCGCCAACTACGGCTCCCAGGTGGAGAAGCCGTACGCGATGATGCCGTTCTCCTCGCGCGGCCCGCGTGAGGACGGCGGCTTCACGCCGACGCTGACCGCGCCCGGCGCCTCGATCAACTCCACCCAGACCTGGCTGCCGGGCTCCCCGGTCGCCGAGGCGGGCTACTCGCTGCCGGCCGGCTACTCGATGCTCCAGGGCACGTCGATGGCGTCCCCGCAGGCCGCGGGCGCTTCGGCGCTGCTGCTGAGCGCCGCCAAGCACAAGGGCATCGAGCTGACGCCCGCCACCCTGCGCACGGCGCTGGCCTCGACCGCCGACCACATCAAGGGTGTGCAGGCGTACGAGGAGGGCGCGGGCCTCATCAACATCGTGGACGCGTGGGAGTCCATCAAGGACGACGCCACGGCGCACGACTACACCGTGAAGGCGCCGGTCGACACCGCGATCGACGACGCGTTGAAGACGCCGGGCTTCGGCACGGGCCTGTACGACCGCGAGGGCGGGCTCAAGGCCGGTGACAAGAAGACGTACGACGTCACCATCACGCGTACGTCCGGCGCCGACAGGGCGATCCGGCACGAGCTGTACTTCGAGAACAACGCCGCCGGTACCTTCCGGATCGTCGGCTCGGACGAGGTCAAGCTCCCGCTGAACCAGCCGGTGACCGTCAAGGTCCAGGCCGCCCCGAAGTCGGCCGGCCTGAAGAGCGCGATCCTCGAGGTCGACGACCCGCGCACCGAGGGCGTCGACAAGCAGATCCTGTCGACCGTCGTGGTCTCCGCGCCGGTCAAGTACACGTACTCCGCGTCGGGTTCGGTGCAGCGCAACAGCACCACGTCGTACTTCGTCACGGTCCCCGAGGGCGCCAAGTCCCTCGAGGTCGCGATCGGCGGGCTGAAGGACAAGAGCCAGACCCGGTTCATCGCGATCCACCCGTACGGCACTCCGGTCGACAACACCGGCACCCCGTACTGCTACCCGAACTACCTCGACGGCAACGGCTGCAAGCCCGACGTGCGCGCGTACGCGGACCCGCAGGCCGGCGTCTGGGAGATCGAGGTCGAGTCGCGCCGTACGTCGCCGCTGCTCGACAACCCGTACAAGCTCGACGTCGCCGTGCTCGGCGCGGCCTTCGACCCGGCGGTCGTGACCGTTCCCGAGGCCAAGGTCGGCACCCCGGCCGCCGCCGCCTGGAAGGTGACGAACAACTTCGCCGCGCTCGACGGCAAGCTGAAGGGCGGCCCGCTCGGTTCCTCGAAGAACGCGCGGCCGACCATCGCCGAGGGCGCGACGCAGGTCACCACGGTCGAGGTGCCCACGGGCGCCAAGTCCCTCGACGTCGCCATCGGCAAGGTCTCGGACGCGGCCGCCGACCTCGACCTGACGGTGAAGAACGCCGCCGGGACGGTCGTCGGGTCGTCCGCGGACGGCGACTCCGAGGAGGCCGTCTCCGTCGCCTCGCCCGCCGCCGGCACGTACACCATCGAGGTCGCGGGCTACTCGGTCCCGTCGGGCTCGACGGCGTACGACTACCAGGACGTGTTCTTCTCGTCCTCGCTCGGCCAGGTCACGGTCGACGAGTCCGCGCCGGTGAAGCTCGGCACGGGTGACTCGGCGACGGTGTCGGGCTCGGTCACCGCCGCGGCCGCGGCGCCGGAGGGACGCGAGTTCTTCGGGCAGGTCCAGCTGGTGAACGCGCGCGGCACGGTCGCGGGCCTGGGCAGCGTGAAGATCGAGAAGGTCACGCCGTAG
- a CDS encoding CGNR zinc finger domain-containing protein yields the protein MSVTRDPRPLTGEPVSLDLLNTRWNREGATQDLLTDTDGLAVWLAANALDFPADDTVLRHVLQARDALAAVVDGSLDEGAGRVDAVLGHGRIRATLTAEGPGESVEFEDASWGPAWLAVRDYLKLLNTAPDRIRHCAHDSCILHFFDTSRNGTRRWCSMAACGNRAKASRHYARTREA from the coding sequence ATGTCCGTCACCCGTGACCCGCGTCCGCTGACCGGTGAGCCGGTCTCGCTCGATCTCCTCAACACCCGGTGGAATCGCGAGGGCGCGACGCAGGACCTGCTGACGGACACGGACGGGCTGGCGGTGTGGCTGGCCGCGAACGCGCTCGACTTCCCCGCCGACGACACGGTGCTCCGGCATGTGCTCCAGGCGCGGGACGCGCTCGCGGCGGTGGTGGACGGGTCTCTCGACGAGGGGGCCGGGCGGGTCGACGCCGTTCTCGGTCACGGGCGGATCCGGGCGACCCTGACCGCCGAAGGGCCCGGCGAGAGCGTCGAGTTCGAGGACGCGTCCTGGGGACCGGCCTGGCTCGCCGTCCGCGACTACCTGAAGCTGCTGAACACCGCCCCCGACCGCATCCGCCACTGCGCCCACGACAGCTGCATCCTGCACTTCTTCGACACCTCGCGGAACGGCACGCGGCGCTGGTGCTCGATGGCCGCCTGTGGCAACCGTGCGAAAGCGTCCCGCCACTACGCGCGCACAAGAGAGGCCTGA
- a CDS encoding VOC family protein: MALRTGHVGLNVTDLDRSLAFYQVALGFRLLGESKEEDRRYAFLGAEGEDDRPVLTLWQQAQGSYDTTRAGLHHLALEVDSVEQVRAYESSLRAYGVEFAYEGVVAHREGSASGGIFFHDPDGTRLEIYAPSGTDGAPAPSATAPTCGFF, from the coding sequence ATGGCACTCCGCACCGGCCACGTCGGCCTGAACGTCACCGACCTCGACCGCTCGCTCGCCTTCTACCAGGTCGCGCTCGGCTTCCGGCTGCTCGGCGAGAGCAAGGAGGAGGACCGCAGGTACGCGTTCCTGGGCGCCGAGGGCGAGGACGACCGCCCGGTCCTCACGCTCTGGCAGCAGGCGCAGGGGTCGTACGACACCACGCGCGCCGGCCTGCACCACCTCGCCCTGGAGGTGGACAGCGTCGAACAGGTGAGGGCGTACGAGAGCTCCCTGCGCGCCTACGGGGTGGAGTTCGCCTACGAGGGAGTCGTCGCCCACCGCGAGGGCTCGGCGTCCGGCGGCATCTTCTTCCACGACCCCGACGGCACCCGCCTGGAGATCTACGCGCCGAGCGGCACGGACGGCGCGCCGGCCCCCTCGGCGACCGCTCCGACGTGCGGATTCTTCTAG
- a CDS encoding pyridoxamine 5'-phosphate oxidase family protein: MTYHSGSRAVQDRLGVREFADHVGRGIGQGIRPVAAAFLGLQPLLVLGAADPASGAVWASPVTGEPGFVRATGPRQISVAGGVRPDDPLAPALAAEGTPVGTIALDPRTRRRMRLDGHARPTPRGFAITADQVFSNCPKYLQRRESYERLDRAPKPARRSTELTASQSEFVAKADTFFLATVHEHGADASHRGGNPGFVRVDSPGELSWRDYPGNSMFLTLGNLSLDPRAGLLFLDWESGTTLQLTGTASTEFAADGERTVRFRVKEAVETPSALPLRWSAPAYSPANPEPAR, translated from the coding sequence ATGACGTACCACTCAGGCTCGCGCGCCGTACAGGACCGACTCGGCGTCCGGGAGTTCGCCGATCATGTGGGCCGGGGCATCGGGCAGGGCATCCGGCCGGTGGCCGCCGCCTTCCTCGGACTCCAGCCGCTGCTGGTGCTGGGCGCCGCCGACCCGGCGAGCGGTGCGGTGTGGGCCTCGCCGGTCACGGGCGAGCCCGGATTCGTACGGGCCACGGGCCCCCGGCAGATCTCGGTCGCCGGCGGAGTACGGCCGGACGACCCGCTCGCACCGGCGCTCGCCGCCGAGGGCACCCCCGTCGGCACGATCGCCCTCGACCCGCGCACACGCCGCCGGATGCGCCTGGACGGCCACGCCCGCCCGACACCCCGCGGCTTCGCGATCACGGCCGACCAGGTCTTCTCCAACTGCCCGAAGTATCTGCAGAGGAGGGAGTCGTACGAGCGCCTGGACCGCGCACCGAAGCCGGCCCGGCGGTCCACCGAACTGACCGCTTCACAAAGCGAGTTCGTCGCGAAGGCCGACACCTTCTTCCTGGCCACCGTGCACGAACACGGCGCGGACGCCAGCCACCGGGGCGGCAACCCCGGCTTCGTACGCGTCGATTCCCCCGGCGAGCTGAGCTGGCGCGACTACCCGGGCAACTCGATGTTCCTGACCCTGGGGAACCTGTCGCTGGACCCCCGCGCCGGACTGCTCTTCCTGGACTGGGAATCCGGCACGACCCTCCAGCTCACGGGCACGGCGAGCACGGAGTTCGCCGCGGACGGGGAGCGCACGGTCCGCTTCCGGGTGAAGGAGGCCGTCGAGACCCCGTCCGCACTGCCCCTGCGCTGGTCCGCCCCCGCATACTCCCCTGCCAATCCGGAGCCGGCACGCTAA
- a CDS encoding NUDIX hydrolase — MRKNLRVAAYAICVRDGKLLLARAQDPDGKPEWTLPGGGMEHGEDPYDTVLREVEEETGYHIEVTGLLGVDSVRRTFPRRLRTPTDHHGVRLVYEGRVVGGELRPEVGGTTDLAAWQDLDAVPGLPRVGVVDIGLALWRRRPVTGRVARPAK; from the coding sequence GTGCGCAAGAACTTGAGGGTGGCGGCCTACGCCATCTGTGTCCGCGACGGGAAGCTCCTGCTCGCCCGGGCGCAGGACCCCGACGGCAAGCCCGAGTGGACCCTGCCCGGCGGCGGCATGGAGCACGGCGAGGACCCCTACGACACCGTCCTGCGGGAGGTGGAGGAGGAGACCGGCTACCACATCGAGGTCACCGGGCTGCTCGGCGTGGACTCCGTCCGGCGCACGTTCCCGCGCCGCCTGCGGACCCCCACCGACCACCACGGCGTACGGCTCGTCTACGAAGGACGGGTCGTCGGGGGCGAACTGCGCCCGGAGGTGGGCGGCACCACCGACCTCGCGGCCTGGCAGGACCTGGACGCCGTACCCGGGCTGCCCCGGGTCGGGGTGGTCGACATAGGCCTCGCGCTGTGGCGGCGGCGTCCGGTCACGGGACGGGTCGCCCGCCCGGCAAAATAG
- a CDS encoding TIGR03767 family metallophosphoesterase, with amino-acid sequence MSRIRSVAAATATAAHAAAGALDRRSLLAATGAVSLSAGLGFALRPGSEVPAPAHAATGEALAVSRQAPAAPLAPYTRGTTLSSVAAARSGSSGYRRLGDGAAWKRVVRGDLATPKAGRAGRRTALASFVQFTDLHLVDVQHPLRYEYLRSQTASAWRPQESLSVAGAVSLVERVNALRGAPVTGTPLHFVMTTGDNTDNNSKTELDWFLKVMSGGRVTPNSGDPRHYEGVQSSGLKLYWQPDAALRDADKQLGFPRIQGFLAAAIRELRSPGLNLPWYSTVGNHDALPGGCYAPGDSYFAEVAVGGKKLMTLDQAAGKAIWDNVKKGGDPKGVDFKAMLKSQARHMRSVTPDEARAPFTPAEYLKAHLDPAHTGPGPIGHGYSEANLSAGTQYYVFRIADDVLGISLDTTDPGGHYEGSIGTAQLKWLEKTLRDNKDSYVIVFSHHTSKTMRNLNTDPAHPGEKRHGGAELVSVLGNHPNVAAWVNGHSHKNDITAHAAPNKGSKGAFWEISTASHVDFPQLARIIELVDNKDGTISLFTTLIESAAPHRTDFADLTQTGLAALYRELGFNAPGARSTLSGTAEDRNTELVLTKG; translated from the coding sequence ATGTCGCGCATACGCTCTGTCGCTGCCGCCACTGCCACCGCCGCCCATGCCGCTGCCGGCGCCCTGGACCGCCGCTCGCTGCTCGCCGCCACCGGAGCGGTGTCCCTCTCCGCCGGTCTCGGCTTCGCCCTGCGTCCCGGCTCCGAGGTGCCCGCACCCGCCCACGCCGCCACGGGCGAGGCACTCGCCGTGTCCCGCCAGGCGCCGGCCGCGCCACTCGCCCCGTACACCCGGGGCACCACCCTGAGCAGCGTCGCCGCCGCCCGGTCCGGCTCCTCGGGCTACCGGCGGCTCGGCGACGGCGCCGCCTGGAAGCGCGTCGTGCGCGGCGACCTGGCCACGCCCAAGGCGGGCCGCGCGGGACGGCGTACGGCCCTCGCCTCCTTCGTGCAGTTCACCGACCTGCACCTGGTCGATGTGCAGCACCCCCTGCGCTACGAGTATCTGCGCTCCCAGACCGCCAGCGCCTGGCGCCCGCAGGAGTCCCTGTCGGTGGCCGGCGCGGTCTCGCTCGTCGAGCGGGTGAACGCGCTGCGGGGTGCCCCCGTCACCGGCACCCCGCTGCACTTCGTGATGACCACCGGCGACAACACCGACAACAACTCCAAGACGGAGCTGGACTGGTTCCTGAAGGTGATGAGCGGCGGCAGGGTCACCCCCAACTCCGGTGACCCGCGCCACTACGAGGGCGTCCAGAGCAGCGGGCTCAAGCTCTACTGGCAGCCGGACGCGGCGCTGCGCGACGCCGACAAGCAGCTCGGCTTCCCCCGTATCCAGGGCTTCCTCGCGGCGGCCATCCGCGAGCTGCGCAGCCCGGGCCTGAACCTCCCCTGGTATTCGACGGTCGGCAACCACGACGCCCTGCCCGGCGGCTGCTACGCGCCCGGCGACTCCTACTTCGCCGAGGTCGCGGTCGGCGGCAAGAAGCTGATGACGCTGGACCAGGCGGCCGGAAAGGCGATCTGGGACAACGTGAAGAAGGGCGGCGACCCCAAGGGCGTCGACTTCAAGGCGATGCTCAAGTCCCAGGCCAGACACATGCGTTCGGTCACCCCGGACGAGGCGCGCGCGCCCTTCACCCCGGCCGAGTACCTCAAGGCGCACCTCGACCCCGCGCACACGGGCCCGGGCCCCATCGGCCACGGCTACTCGGAGGCCAACCTCTCCGCGGGCACCCAGTACTACGTCTTCCGCATCGCCGACGACGTCCTCGGCATCAGCCTCGACACCACCGACCCGGGCGGCCACTACGAGGGCTCGATCGGCACCGCACAGCTGAAGTGGCTGGAGAAGACGCTGCGGGACAACAAGGACTCGTACGTCATCGTCTTCAGCCACCACACCAGCAAGACGATGCGCAACCTCAACACGGACCCCGCGCACCCGGGCGAGAAGCGCCACGGCGGCGCCGAACTGGTCTCCGTCCTCGGCAACCACCCCAACGTCGCCGCCTGGGTGAACGGCCACAGCCACAAGAACGACATCACCGCGCACGCGGCGCCGAACAAGGGCTCCAAGGGCGCCTTCTGGGAGATCTCCACGGCCTCGCACGTCGACTTCCCCCAGCTGGCCCGCATCATCGAGCTGGTGGACAACAAGGACGGCACGATCTCCCTGTTCACCACGCTGATCGAGTCGGCGGCCCCGCACCGCACGGATTTCGCCGACCTCACCCAGACGGGCCTGGCGGCGCTCTACCGGGAACTGGGCTTCAACGCACCCGGCGCCCGGTCGACGCTGTCGGGCACGGCGGAGGACCGGAACACGGAGCTCGTCCTGACCAAGGGCTGA
- a CDS encoding IPT/TIG domain-containing protein, which translates to MTTISLVQPSTAPAGTQVTIVGSGFTGATAVKFGATNATSFSVLSDNVITAVVPPGSGSVLVTVVAPSGTSNGVSFAYTVPVITVINPTSGPATGGTSVTIIGTGFTGATAVKFGATNATSFTVLSDNVITAVSPPGTGTVQVTVVTPSGTSNGATYNYVPTLTSLSPASGPAAGGTVVTLTGTGFTGATAVTFGGTPATSFTVNSDTQITATAPAHAAGTAAVTVTGPGGTSNSLPFTYIPVPVVIALAPASGPAAGGTSVTIIGTGFTGATAVKFGATNATSFTVLSDNVITAVSPPGAGTVLVTVVTPGGTSNGAAYSYTGTPVPTLTSLTPTSGPAAGGTVVTLTGTGFTGATAVTFGGTPATSFTVDSATQITATAPAGTGTVQVQVTTPGGTSNTLAYTYV; encoded by the coding sequence ATGACAACCATCTCCCTCGTCCAACCATCGACGGCACCGGCCGGTACGCAGGTCACGATCGTCGGCAGCGGCTTCACCGGTGCGACCGCCGTGAAGTTCGGCGCCACCAACGCCACGAGCTTCTCCGTGCTGTCCGACAACGTGATCACGGCCGTGGTCCCGCCCGGCAGCGGATCGGTCCTGGTCACCGTGGTGGCACCCAGCGGCACCAGCAACGGCGTCAGCTTCGCCTACACCGTGCCGGTCATCACGGTCATCAATCCCACGTCGGGACCGGCTACGGGCGGCACGTCGGTCACGATCATAGGCACCGGCTTCACCGGCGCCACCGCCGTGAAGTTCGGCGCCACGAACGCCACGAGCTTCACCGTGCTGTCCGACAACGTGATCACCGCCGTGTCTCCACCGGGAACCGGCACGGTCCAGGTCACCGTGGTGACACCCAGCGGCACCAGCAACGGCGCCACGTACAACTACGTCCCGACCCTGACCAGCCTGAGTCCGGCCTCGGGCCCCGCCGCGGGCGGCACCGTGGTCACCCTCACCGGCACGGGATTCACGGGTGCGACGGCGGTGACCTTCGGCGGGACACCGGCGACCAGCTTCACGGTCAACTCCGACACCCAGATCACGGCGACCGCTCCGGCTCACGCCGCGGGGACGGCAGCGGTCACGGTCACCGGCCCCGGGGGTACCAGCAACTCCCTCCCGTTCACCTACATCCCGGTGCCGGTCGTGATCGCACTGGCCCCCGCTTCGGGACCGGCCGCGGGCGGCACGTCGGTGACGATCATCGGCACCGGCTTCACCGGCGCCACCGCCGTGAAGTTCGGCGCCACGAACGCCACGAGCTTCACGGTGCTGTCCGACAACGTGATCACCGCCGTGTCTCCGCCCGGAGCCGGTACGGTCCTCGTCACGGTGGTGACGCCCGGCGGCACGAGCAACGGCGCCGCGTACAGCTACACCGGGACACCGGTACCGACGCTGACCAGCCTGACCCCGACGTCGGGTCCGGCCGCGGGCGGCACCGTGGTCACCCTCACCGGCACGGGATTCACCGGCGCTACAGCGGTGACCTTCGGCGGCACACCGGCAACCAGCTTCACCGTCGACTCCGCCACCCAGATCACAGCCACCGCCCCGGCCGGCACCGGGACGGTACAGGTGCAAGTCACCACCCCCGGCGGGACCAGCAACACCCTCGCCTACACCTACGTCTAG
- a CDS encoding DUF397 domain-containing protein: protein MHPRPTAPEIVPEQAWFRSSYSDAGQNCVEIAAPTPGTDIAIRDSKNPTGPSLLVPAAAWSAFVTGIRT, encoded by the coding sequence ATGCACCCGCGCCCCACTGCACCCGAAATCGTCCCTGAGCAGGCCTGGTTCAGGTCGTCCTACAGCGACGCCGGCCAGAACTGCGTAGAAATAGCCGCCCCCACCCCCGGTACCGACATCGCCATCCGCGACTCGAAGAACCCGACCGGCCCCTCCCTCCTCGTACCGGCCGCGGCGTGGTCCGCCTTCGTCACGGGCATCCGTACGTGA